One Sphingomonas endolithica genomic window, GAGGTGGTGAGCGGCATCATGCACCGGGCGCAGCCCACCGCGACGATCGCGCGGCTGAGCGGTGCGGTGGCGGCGCGGACGCCGTGGGAACTGGCGGGACTGGCACCGATCGTGACGATCGGCGGGTCGCTGGTCGCGGCGCTGGCGCTGCTGGAGGGGGGGACGAGCGCGGACGAAGCGTGGCGCGCGGTGGAGGCGGACGAGGATTGGCAGACCGAGCAATGGGGCCGCGACGAGGTGTCGCTTGCCGCGCTGGAGGCACGCCGCCGCGACTTTCATGGCGCGGCGCGGTTCTTGGGGCTGTTGCGCTAAGGGGAGCGGGATCGCTCTTGCTGTTCCCCGGCGAAGGCCGGGGCTCGGTTGCGGGACATGGATTGGCACGGACGGCGCTTCGTTAGAGCGACCTTCCCGACTGGACCCCGGCCTTCGCCGGGGAACAAGGAGGCAGCGGCCGCGCTTGAAAGTTAAGCCTTGCCCGGCTTGAACGTCATCGCCACGCCGTTCATGCAGTAGCGCTTGCCGGTCGGCTTGGGCCCGTCGTCGAACACATGGCCGAGATGCCCGCCGCAGCGGCGGCAATGCACTTCGACCCGACTGAAGCCGAGCGAGCCGTCGTTGCGGGTGCGCACTGCGTTGGCGAGCGGCTGCCAGAAACTGGGCCAGCCCGTGCCACTTTCGAACTTGGTCGCCGAGGAATAGGCCGGCAACCCGCACCCTGCGCACGAGAAGATGCCGGCGCGGTGTTCCTTGTTGAGCGGGCTTGTGAACGGCACCTCGGTCGCCTCGTGGCGCAGCGTGCGATATGCCGCGGGCGACAGCTTGGCCTTCCACTGCGCGTCGGTCAGCACGACCTCGAACTTCTCCGGTGCGGCGGTGGCACCACGACAGCCGAACAGCGCGAAGGCGACGGCGCCGGTGCCGGCCAGGGTCAGGAAGGTACGGCGATCGGTGGTCATGGGGCGTCTCTCGGTGGGCTGGTGCGGGTCGTATATAGATACGGTGACCGGCCGGTTCGAGATGCAGCGATTGCCCGTCTTTAGAAGCGAGCTCAGTACGAGCTGATCGTCACCGGCAGCTTCCGGTAGCCATGGACGAAGCACGCCGCCACGCGCTCCGGTTCGCGCAAGACATTCACCCGCATGCGCCGCGCGGCCATTTCCTCGAGCAACGTCGCGATCTGCAATTCGGCCAGCCGCGCGCCGACGCAGCGATGGATGCCGTGACCGAATGCCAGATGCCGGCGCGCATTGGGCCGATCGACGATGATCCGGTCGGCATCCTCGAACACGCTCTCGTCGCGATTGGCCGACAGGTACCACAAGGCAAGCTTGTCGCCCTGGCGGATCTGCTGGCCCATCAGCTCCGCATCACGCGTCGCGGTGCGGCGCATGTGCGCGAGCGGCGTCTGCCAGCGGATGATCTCCTGGACCGCATTGGGGATCAGCGACGGATCGGTCTCCAGCTTGCCGCGGGCGTCGGGAAACTTGTCCAGGCCGTAGGCCGCCGCGGTCATCGAGTTGCGCGTGGTATCGTTGCCGCCGACGATCAGCAGGATGAGATTGCCGAGGAATTCCAGGTGATCCATCTCGCGCATCGCATCCGAATGGATCATCATCGAGATGAGATCGGGCGTCGGCGGCTGCCCGACCTTCTGGTCCCACAATTTCTGGAAATAGGCGCCGCACGCATACATGTGGCTCAGCCGTTCGGCACGGTGCGCCTCGTCCTTGGCCAGTTCGATGTCCCCCGCCCAATCCGACCAGAAGGTCAACTTGCGCCGGTCCTCCCACGGAAAGTCGAACAGGATTGCCAGCATCTGCGTGGTGAGTTCGATCGAGACGGTGTCTACCCAATCGAATTCCTCACCCCAAGGCAGCGAATCGAGGATCTCGGACGTGCGCGTGCGGATGTTCTCGCTCATCCGCACCATTTCGGAGGGCGTGAAGGCCGGCGCCACCGTACGCCGTTGGCCGGTATGCTTGGGCCGGTCCATGGCGATGAACATCGGCATGCGCACGGCATCCTTATGCTCGATGAACTCGGCGATGGTGATGCCGCCGGCCTGGCTCGAATACAGATCGGGCAGCGATTCCACCTCGACGATCGGCTTGTAGCTCGAGATCGACCAATAAGGCCCGAAGTCGCTATGCTCGACCTTGTGCACCGGTGCTGTCGCGCGCAATTCGCGGAACGGCGCGTGCCAGGCGTCGTCGCGGTACAATGCCGCGCGGCTGACATCGAGCGGATCGACGCTCCGCACCTGCTCCGGCTTCGTGGCCATTGCGCTCTCCTTTTGACCAAAGAAGAGCGCCAACCGACTGGCCGGTCAAGAGCGGCCGCCGACAAGTGCGGCGGACCGAGCCTCAGCGCCGCCCGAATATTGCCTTCAGGCTGAACTTGCCGCTGCCCGATTGCAGCACCCCGCGGCGGAACGCGCGCGCACCGATCGTGATGACGATGCCGACCCACAGCAGCTGCCACAACAAGGCCAGGACATGCGGCCACAGGCGCGGATCGTTCGCCGCGCGCGCCGCCATCGCGAACGGCGAGGAAAAGGGAAACAACTCCGCGAACAGCGCCACCGGCGTGCCCGGGCGCGACGCGGCGACCGAAGCGAGCCCGAACATCGCCACCTGCACGATGGTGATCGGCAGCGACAACATCTGGATCTCGCGCATCGTCGATGCCTGCGCGCCGACGCTCAGGAACACCGCGCCGAGCAGCAGATAGGCCATGGTGAAATAAGCGAAGAACAGCACCACGAAGGCCGGCATGCCGATCGCCGGACCGATATCGGCCATCGCGCGCGCCATGCCCGGCGGCATGATCGCGCCGATCTGGCTGACCAGCGTCCCCCAGAAGACAACGAACAGCACCGCCACACCGAACATGCCGAGCAATTTGCCGAGAAACACCGATTCGAGCGGTACGGCGGCGGCGAGCACTTCGATCACCTTGTTGCTGCGCTCCTCGGCCATCGTGCCAACCGCCTGCCCGGCGAGCAGCAGCGTCAGGAAGAAGATGCCGAAGACGGTGAAGAACGCCGCCTGGTTCTTGCCGCCGATCGAGGTGCGCGCACGCACCACCGATTGCTTGGTCGCGTTGCTGAGCGGCGCAGCGCCGCCGCTGCGCTCGGCCCGCAGCGTCGCTTCGGCGAGTTCGGCGAGGTAATCGGCGGTCCGTGATCCCGCCGCGCCGTACAGGATCGTCGGCTTGGCGAGCGGGCCGTACAGCACCGAGGAGACGTCATAATCCTTGGCGTCCATCTCGCGGCGTGCCAGCGCCGCCGGGTCGGCGGTTGGCGCCTCGATCGTCAGCGCCGGCGGGCGTTCGTCACGCCCGCGGAACACGCGGCGCAGGCGCGTATCGAGCGCCTTCATGATCGCCCCCTGATCGGCGGGCACGATCGCGACCATCCGGACCTTGTCCTCCGATCCCTTGGAGACGCTCGCCGCGCCCAGGCCGCCAATGGCGCCGAACGACCCCATGATCAGTGGCGCGAACAGGAAGATCAGGAAGGTCGGCGTGAACACCGTGGCGATGAAGTCGCGCCTTGCGATGGTCAGCGTCTGGCGGATCAGGCGGCGCATGTTGCCCGGGGATGCGTCGCTCATGCCGCTTGCTCCAGCGATAGCGCTTCATCGTCGCGCGCACTCGCGCCGACGATGCGGACGAAGGCATCGTGCAGGCCGGGGCGGTCGATCGACAGGCCGGATATGCCGTATCCGGCATCGATCAGCGTCTTCAAGATGCGTTCGGCGCCATCGTCGGGCACGGTGAAGCGCCAGCCGTCGCTCGCCCGCTCGGCATCCGCGGGCAGCAGCGCCGCGATGCCGTCGGCGTCATGATGCGGCACGTAATGCGCGCGCATCGGCAGCGTGCCGCGCGCGTCCGCAACCGTGCCCTCGAAGCGACGCTTGCCACCGGCGATGATCGCCAGCCGGTCGCACAGTCGCTCGGCATGCGCCATGACATGGGTGGAGAACAGGATCGTCGCCCCGCGATCGCGCTCGGCGACGATCAGCGCCTCTAGCCGTTCCTGGTTGACCGGATCGAGCCCGGAAAAGGGCTCGTCGAGCACCAGCAGATCGGGGCGATGCACGACCGACCCCAGCAACTGCACGAGCTGCGCCATGCCCTTGGACAATTTGCGGATCTTCTGGTCGACGGCATAGCCGAGGCCCGCCGCCTCGAGCAGCTCGACCGCCCGCGCGCGCCCGGTCTTCAGATCCAGCCCGCGCAACGCGCCCAGGAACGCGATCGCGTCTTTGGCCTTCATCGCCGGATACAGCCCGCGTTCCTCGGGCAGATAGCCGACGCGGTCGCTCGCCTCGCGCGGCCGATCATGGCCGAGCAGCGTGCGATGGCCGGCATCGGGTTCGATGATCCCCAGCAACATCCGCAACGTCGTCGTCTTGCCCGCGCCATTCGGCCCCAGCACGCCGTAGATCATGCCCTTGGGCACGGCGATGTCGATCCCGTCGACCACGCGCTTGCCCCCGAAATTCTTTACCAGCCCGGTCGCGCTGATCGCTAGGTCTGTTGTCACGATATCCCCAAGTCGCCGTTCGCCCTGAGCCGGTCGAAGGGCAAGCGTAGCGCTTGGGCTTCGACAGGCTCAGCCCGAACGGAGTGTTATGCATGGCCAACTCTTGCGGCTGTGGTAGCGGGGAGAAGTGGATCAAGACAAGTCATTGACCGACCGGCTGAAAGCGAAAGCCGCGGAATTCGGCTTTGCGGCGTGCGGCGTGGCGCGCGCGGATGCGGCGCCGCGCACGGCAGAGCGGCTGCGGCAATGGCTGGGCGACGGCATGCACGGCGGCATGATCTGGATGGAGGAGCGCAGCGCGCAGCGCGAATCGCCTGCGGCCTTGTGGCCCGAGGTGCGATCCGTGATCGCGCTCGGCATGAGCTATGCGCCCGCCACCGATCCGCTGGCGCTGGCCGATGCCGGCGAGATCGGCCGCATCTCGGTCTATGCGCAGGGCGGCGACTATCACGACGTGATCAAGCGCAACTTGAAGGCGCTCGCACGCTGGCTGGTCGCCGAGCTGCCGTCGGACCTGCCCCACGATCTCAAGGTGTTCGTCGATACCGCGCCGGTGATGGAGAAGCCGCTGGCCGAGGCAGCCGGGCTCGGCTGGCAGGGCAAGCACACCAATCTGGTCAGCCGCACGCATGGCAGCTGGCTGTTCCTGGGCGCGATCTACACCACGCTCGATCTCGCGCCCGACAGCGCCGGGCCGGATTCATGCGGCTCGTGCGATGCCTGCCAGCGCGCCTGCCCCACCGCCGCCTTCCCCGCCCCCTACCGACTGGATGCGCGGCGTTGCATCTCGTACTTGACGATCGAGCATGCCGGCCCGATCCCGGAGGAGTTCCGCGCTGCGATCGGCAACCGCATCTATGGCTGCGACGATTGCCTGGCGGTGTGCCCGTGGAACAAGTTTGCCGCGTCGGCGCACGCCAACCTGGCCTTCGCCCCCCGCGCCGAACTCACCGCACCGGCCCTCGCCGACCTGCTGGGGCTGGACGATGCCGGGTTCCGCCAGGTGTTCGCGGGCTCGCCGATCAAGCGCATCGGGCGGGACCGGATGGTGCGCAACGCGGCAATCGCGGCAGGAAATAGCGGATCGGCGGCGTTGATAGCGCCGCTGTCACGCTTGCTGGCCGATGAGTCGGACGTGGTGCGCGATGCGGCAGGCTGGGCGTTGGCGCGGCTCCCAGCCTTGTCGCAATAGCTGCGATGTTCGATCAAGAATGGTGCATGTCGGAGGGCACAAATTTTTGGGGGTAGCTGGTGCAATGCGCCTGACCTAGTTCCAGGGGTGTATGAGCATGCAGGCTGAAAGCGGTTCTTGGGCGCTGACCGAAAAGGAGAAGCAGACCCTTCGCCTCATCGTCCGTGGTCATGACGCAAAATCGGTTGCCCGCAATCTTGGGCTATCGGTCCACACGATCAACGAACGGCTTCGCGACGCGCGCCGCAAAATGGCGGTGTCGAGCAGCCGCGAAGCCGCGCGCCTGTTGCTGGAAGCCGAAGACGGAGCGCGGTCGCCGACCCCCGATTTGTTGAGGGACGTGGAAATCGGGGAAGACGAGTCTGGCGTCGATGTCGATCAGGCAGAAACGCCAATCAGCGGCGTGAGGCCAGTAGATCGCTCGCCTCGACTAATCATCGGAGTCCTGCTCATGACCTTCGCTCTCGGCCTATTAGCGCTCGCCGTCCTGCCCCCCGCTGGCGCGCCTCCCTCAGCGGCGCTGACCGTTTTACAGACCGCGCCGGACGCTGCGGTAGTGGATGCGGCGCGGCAATGGCTGGTCCTGGTGGATCAAGCACGGTGGGACGACAGCTATCGCGGCACCGGCACCGCGTTCCAGAAGCTTAACACTGCGGAGGTCTGGGCCGCGACGTCCGAAAAGGTCCGCGTGCCGTTGGGAGCGGTCCTCTCGCGGACGTTCGTCAGCCAGCAGGATCTGCCCGCCCCGCCGGCCGGCTATCAGGTGGTCAAGTTCCATACCCGCTTCGCCAACAAGGAAGAGGCGATCGAGACGGTGTCGCTCGAGCGCGAGCGCGGCGCCTGGCGGATCGTCGGCGTGACGATCGAATGAGGATGGCGCGCGGCTACTTCCCGCCGCGCGCTTTCATCTGGATCGCCGAGACGCAGCTCGCGCGGTCGACCGGACTGCCGTCGCTCTGCCGCGCGTCGAGATAGGTGACCACCGGCTCGGGCTTGCCCTTGGGGTACAGATACGCATCCAGCACGCACGTGCCGCTGGCGAATTGCAGCTTGCGTGCGGCGCCCTCGGTCAGGTCGGCGACCGGCGTGCCGAACCGCGCCACGAGCCCGCGCGCATTTTGCCCGAGCACGCCCTCCAGCCCCAACGTGCCGGTCGGGATCGGCACCGCTGCGGCGCGCGCCGGCCGCGCCGTCTGGCCGCTGGTGCAGCCGGCGAGCAGCAGTCCAGTGATCGATGCCAATAAGAGCCGCTTCATGTCCGTCCCCGATGAAACCAGTGCGTGGCCATTGCGGCGCTTATAACCGGCGCCACCAGATTGACGACCGGCACGACGAACAATCCCGTGCCGATCAGCCCGAGCGCGAAACGGCTGAGCGCGGTCGAGCCGCGAAACGCCCGCAACTCGGCCGGCGCCAGGTGCCGCACCGCCACCATGTCGCTCAGATCGCGACCGAGCAGCCAGCCATTGACCAGGAAGAACAGGATCGCCGGTCCGATCCCGGTGGCGAGCAGCAGGAGGTACAGCGGCGCCAACGCCACGTTGACGACCACGAAGCGGCCCGCCGATCCCAGCCCCATCATGAGCGAGCGTGCGAGCGACACTGTCCGCGAGGCGGTCAGCGCGGTCGGATAGTGTTTCGCCTCGACGGCCAGCACGATCTCGTCGGCGAACACCCCGATTACCAGCACCGCGACGCCGCGAAACAATATGCCCGAGGCGACCAGCACCAACACCACAGCCGCCACCCCGACCACGCCCTGCGCCCCCGCACCGAAGCCGTAATAGACCGCGAGCCAGGTCAAGCCGTACCAGGCCGCCGTGCCGAGCGCGCCGAGCAGCAGCACGGTCAACGCCAGCGATTTGAGGAACACGCCGATAAAGCGCCGGTCGCCAAGCTGCGCGACGGACAGGAAAAAGGCGTGGATCATGTACGACGTGTACGCCGCACGGCTCTTAAGTCCAGTCGCTCCCCCTGCGCTTGCAGGGACGGGAGTTGGTTGCACGCTTGCGCGCCTCTCACTACGGCCAAGCACAACTTGATCCGCCTAGGAGCGCCCTCATCTTGACCACGCCTACCTATCACGTCGTCGCCATCGGCAACGCCATCGTCGATGTCCTGTCGCACTCCGACGACGCCTTCCTCGCGGCCGAAGGCATGGCCAAGGGCTCGATGCAGCTGATGTTCTCGCCGCAAGAGGCCGATGCGCTGTACGACAAGATGGGCCCGGGCATTGAGGCGTCGGGCGGCTCGGCGGCGAACACCGTGGCCGGCATCGCGGCGCTGGGCGGCAAGTGCGGCTTTATCGGCCAGGTCGCGCGCGACCAGCTGGGCGACGTGTTCGCGCACGACATCCGCGCGATGGACGTGGCGTTCGACACCGCGGCCCGAGACGGCGAGCCGACCACAGCACGCTGCCTGATCTTCGTCACGCCGGATGGCCAGCGCACGATGAACACCTTTCTCGGGGCCTCGCAATTCTTGCCCGAAGCGGCGATCGATCGCGCGATGATCGCCGACGCCGCGATCCTGTATCTCGAAGGCTATCTGTGGGATCCGGAAGAGCCCCGCGCCGCGATGCGCGCCGCGATCGAGGTTGCGCGCAAGGCCGGCCGCAAGGTCGCCTTCACGCTGTCGGACGTGTTCTGCATCTCGCGGCACGGCGGCGACTTCCGCAAGCTGATGGCGGATGGCCTGATCGACATCATGTTCGCCAACGAAGCCGAAATCCTGGCGCTGATGGAGCAGGAGGATTTCGACTCAGCCGTTGCCGCCGCTGCGGCGCAGGTGCCGATGCTGGTAGTGACGCGCAGCGAACAGGGCGCGATCGCCGTGTCGGGCGGCAAGACGATTTCGGTGCCGGCGGCGCCGGTCGATCGCGTGGTGGACACGACCGGGGCGGGCGACCTGTTCGCCGCCGGCTTCCTGTCGGGCCAGGCGAACGGCAAGAGCATCGAACAGTCGCTGAAGCTGGGCGCGCTATGTGCCGCCGAGATCATCAGCCATGTCGGCGCGCGACCGCAGGTGGACCTGAAGGCGTTGGCGGCGAAGCTGGACTGAAAACCTGCTGTTCCCCGGCGGAGGCCGGGGCCCAGTAGCGAGGCAGCAGAAAGGAGCCGCGGCGCTCCGTTACGATGACCTTCCCGCCTGGGCCCCGGCCTTCGCCGGGGAACAGACGAGAGAAAGGCCGGGGATCGCTCCCCGGCCTTTTCTGTATCCGTGTCGCAGAGGCAGCCCGGCTTTAGTGCCCCATGCCGGTCAGGTCGGCCGGCAGATCCTCGTTCGTCTCGACGATTCCGCGCCCGACATGGCTCGCGCGGTAGCTGTAGGCGTAATAGATCACCAGCCCGACCGCGCCCCAGACCGGCAGCACCAGCATCGCCTCCAGCGGCAGGTTGAAGAACAGGAACACGCAGCCGAAGATCGTCAGCGGCCCCATCAGCCACAGGATCGGCGTGCGGAAGCTGCGCTTCACGTTCGGCGCGGTCCGGCGCAGGATCATCACCGCGATCGCCACCATCATGAAGGCATATAGCGTGCCGGCATTGGCGATGTCGGCAAGCTTGCCGACCGGCAGGAACGCCGCGGCGAACGCCACCGCGGCACCGGTGAGGGCGGTCACGATATACGGCGTTTTCCACTTCGGATGCACCGCCGACAGCCGCTCCGGCAGCAGGCCGTCACGGCTCATCACGAAGAAGATGCGGGTCTGGCCGAACATCAGGATCAGGATCACCGAGGGAAGCGCGATGAACGCCGCATAGCCGAGGAAATTGCCCACCGTGCCGAAGCCGATCTGGCGCAGCACGTGCGCCAGCGCTTCGTTCGAGCAGACCAGCATCTGCGCGTATTGCGGCATCGCACACTGGCGGGCGAGCTCTTCCGAGCCGGCCGGGAACGGCACGCCGCCCGGGCCCATGATCGGCTGGCCGCCGATCGTGCCGACTGCGCCGGCTGCGACCAGCATGTAGAAGACGGTGCAGAACAGCAGCGACCCGATCAGGCCGATCGGCACGTTGCGCTGCGGGTTCTTGGTCTCCTCGGCCGCGGTCGAGACCGCGTCGAAGCCGACATAGGCGAAGAAGATCGTCGCCG contains:
- the msrB gene encoding peptide-methionine (R)-S-oxide reductase MsrB, producing MTTDRRTFLTLAGTGAVAFALFGCRGATAAPEKFEVVLTDAQWKAKLSPAAYRTLRHEATEVPFTSPLNKEHRAGIFSCAGCGLPAYSSATKFESGTGWPSFWQPLANAVRTRNDGSLGFSRVEVHCRRCGGHLGHVFDDGPKPTGKRYCMNGVAMTFKPGKA
- a CDS encoding EI24 domain-containing protein, with translation MIHAFFLSVAQLGDRRFIGVFLKSLALTVLLLGALGTAAWYGLTWLAVYYGFGAGAQGVVGVAAVVLVLVASGILFRGVAVLVIGVFADEIVLAVEAKHYPTALTASRTVSLARSLMMGLGSAGRFVVVNVALAPLYLLLLATGIGPAILFFLVNGWLLGRDLSDMVAVRHLAPAELRAFRGSTALSRFALGLIGTGLFVVPVVNLVAPVISAAMATHWFHRGRT
- a CDS encoding amino acid permease encodes the protein MIFGRIKPLDAILATAEKKSLHRSLGWFQLTLFGIGCVIGTGIFVLTAAGAQKAGPGLLLAFAIAGGICIIAALCYAEIGSMIPVAGSAYTYTYTTMGELLAWTVGWALILEYAVAASAVSVGWSGYFTGTILNQTLGIHLPAWLATAPLALGGSPGGFINLPAVVISLLVTWLLIIGTSESAKVNAVLVLIKVTALTAFIFLTLPSDKFNAANFNPFLPAGLFGGFGTGVGAVGAAATIFFAYVGFDAVSTAAEETKNPQRNVPIGLIGSLLFCTVFYMLVAAGAVGTIGGQPIMGPGGVPFPAGSEELARQCAMPQYAQMLVCSNEALAHVLRQIGFGTVGNFLGYAAFIALPSVILILMFGQTRIFFVMSRDGLLPERLSAVHPKWKTPYIVTALTGAAVAFAAAFLPVGKLADIANAGTLYAFMMVAIAVMILRRTAPNVKRSFRTPILWLMGPLTIFGCVFLFFNLPLEAMLVLPVWGAVGLVIYYAYSYRASHVGRGIVETNEDLPADLTGMGH
- a CDS encoding ABC transporter permease codes for the protein MSDASPGNMRRLIRQTLTIARRDFIATVFTPTFLIFLFAPLIMGSFGAIGGLGAASVSKGSEDKVRMVAIVPADQGAIMKALDTRLRRVFRGRDERPPALTIEAPTADPAALARREMDAKDYDVSSVLYGPLAKPTILYGAAGSRTADYLAELAEATLRAERSGGAAPLSNATKQSVVRARTSIGGKNQAAFFTVFGIFFLTLLLAGQAVGTMAEERSNKVIEVLAAAVPLESVFLGKLLGMFGVAVLFVVFWGTLVSQIGAIMPPGMARAMADIGPAIGMPAFVVLFFAYFTMAYLLLGAVFLSVGAQASTMREIQMLSLPITIVQVAMFGLASVAASRPGTPVALFAELFPFSSPFAMAARAANDPRLWPHVLALLWQLLWVGIVITIGARAFRRGVLQSGSGKFSLKAIFGRR
- the queG gene encoding tRNA epoxyqueuosine(34) reductase QueG, which encodes MDQDKSLTDRLKAKAAEFGFAACGVARADAAPRTAERLRQWLGDGMHGGMIWMEERSAQRESPAALWPEVRSVIALGMSYAPATDPLALADAGEIGRISVYAQGGDYHDVIKRNLKALARWLVAELPSDLPHDLKVFVDTAPVMEKPLAEAAGLGWQGKHTNLVSRTHGSWLFLGAIYTTLDLAPDSAGPDSCGSCDACQRACPTAAFPAPYRLDARRCISYLTIEHAGPIPEEFRAAIGNRIYGCDDCLAVCPWNKFAASAHANLAFAPRAELTAPALADLLGLDDAGFRQVFAGSPIKRIGRDRMVRNAAIAAGNSGSAALIAPLSRLLADESDVVRDAAGWALARLPALSQ
- a CDS encoding cytochrome P450, coding for MATKPEQVRSVDPLDVSRAALYRDDAWHAPFRELRATAPVHKVEHSDFGPYWSISSYKPIVEVESLPDLYSSQAGGITIAEFIEHKDAVRMPMFIAMDRPKHTGQRRTVAPAFTPSEMVRMSENIRTRTSEILDSLPWGEEFDWVDTVSIELTTQMLAILFDFPWEDRRKLTFWSDWAGDIELAKDEAHRAERLSHMYACGAYFQKLWDQKVGQPPTPDLISMMIHSDAMREMDHLEFLGNLILLIVGGNDTTRNSMTAAAYGLDKFPDARGKLETDPSLIPNAVQEIIRWQTPLAHMRRTATRDAELMGQQIRQGDKLALWYLSANRDESVFEDADRIIVDRPNARRHLAFGHGIHRCVGARLAELQIATLLEEMAARRMRVNVLREPERVAACFVHGYRKLPVTISSY
- a CDS encoding adenosine kinase, which gives rise to MTTPTYHVVAIGNAIVDVLSHSDDAFLAAEGMAKGSMQLMFSPQEADALYDKMGPGIEASGGSAANTVAGIAALGGKCGFIGQVARDQLGDVFAHDIRAMDVAFDTAARDGEPTTARCLIFVTPDGQRTMNTFLGASQFLPEAAIDRAMIADAAILYLEGYLWDPEEPRAAMRAAIEVARKAGRKVAFTLSDVFCISRHGGDFRKLMADGLIDIMFANEAEILALMEQEDFDSAVAAAAAQVPMLVVTRSEQGAIAVSGGKTISVPAAPVDRVVDTTGAGDLFAAGFLSGQANGKSIEQSLKLGALCAAEIISHVGARPQVDLKALAAKLD
- a CDS encoding ABC transporter ATP-binding protein: MTTDLAISATGLVKNFGGKRVVDGIDIAVPKGMIYGVLGPNGAGKTTTLRMLLGIIEPDAGHRTLLGHDRPREASDRVGYLPEERGLYPAMKAKDAIAFLGALRGLDLKTGRARAVELLEAAGLGYAVDQKIRKLSKGMAQLVQLLGSVVHRPDLLVLDEPFSGLDPVNQERLEALIVAERDRGATILFSTHVMAHAERLCDRLAIIAGGKRRFEGTVADARGTLPMRAHYVPHHDADGIAALLPADAERASDGWRFTVPDDGAERILKTLIDAGYGISGLSIDRPGLHDAFVRIVGASARDDEALSLEQAA
- a CDS encoding helix-turn-helix domain-containing protein; translated protein: MSMQAESGSWALTEKEKQTLRLIVRGHDAKSVARNLGLSVHTINERLRDARRKMAVSSSREAARLLLEAEDGARSPTPDLLRDVEIGEDESGVDVDQAETPISGVRPVDRSPRLIIGVLLMTFALGLLALAVLPPAGAPPSAALTVLQTAPDAAVVDAARQWLVLVDQARWDDSYRGTGTAFQKLNTAEVWAATSEKVRVPLGAVLSRTFVSQQDLPAPPAGYQVVKFHTRFANKEEAIETVSLERERGAWRIVGVTIE